The Lutra lutra chromosome 1, mLutLut1.2, whole genome shotgun sequence genomic sequence aaatccTTCTTGTCACTAAATGTTAATTTTGTAAAAGTAgctactttcctttcttttttttgtacaaacatttatttactaattttgtgattattttaggTTAcaaattatttgtcatttttttttaccttttcccttcacttaactttttttttttaatttcttttcagcgtaacagtattcattgtggggttttttgcttttattttttatttttgttttttttttcagcataacagtattcattgtttttgcaccacacccagtgctccatgcaatccgtgccctctccaatacccaccacctggttcccccaacctcccacctcccgcctcttcaaaaccctcagattgtttttcagagtccatagtctctcatggttcacctccccttccaatttccctcaactcccttctcctctccatctccccttgccctccatgctatttgttatgctcctcaaataagtgaaaccatatgataattgactctctctgcttgacttatttcactcagcataatctcttctagtcccatccatgttgctacaaaagttgggtattcatcctttctgatggaggcataatactccatagtgtatatggaccacatcttccttatccattcatccgttgaagggcatcttggttctttccacattttggtgaccatggccattgctgctataaacattggggtatagatggccctcttttcactacatctgtatctttggggtaaatacccagtagtgcaatgacggggtcatagggaagctctatttttaatttcttgaggaatctccacactgttttccaaagtggctgcacatgtgttggagaggatgtagagaaaggggaaccctcttacactgttggtgggaatgcaagtagCTACTTTCCTAAATAATTGTTACTTACATTGACATTGAACAGGTTGATTCTTCTTTAGAATGTATCCATAATTGAATATTGTCAGAAAATCTGTGTTTCTTTCTAATCTGGTGAACATGGGGAGTGATAATGCCCCCAAACAAAAGCCCATTAGAGGCTCAACTTTTCTTGAGTGTAAAGAAATCACCAGACCAAAATGCTAGAGAGCTGTTTCTTTATACTTTGTGTCACTTGTGGGAATGGTATCTTACTTTTTACTTCAAATTCATACTTTGAATGATGACTATTGGTGTAATTCTATGAGAAATACTGGTTTTTAGAAGCAAATCTTGTCTTCTACAGCTCAGTGCTCTCTCACACTGGGTATgttctgatttcattcttttgctttttctgtcaGTTAAACAggtctcttcctttccaattcttacatatcttctttcttttttttccttagagcaCCACTCACGGCTTTCAGTTCCATGCTAAAGAACAGCAGAAACAGTGAGTATCCTTGTCATTTTCCCAATCCTAACACACTGTATCTAAAGTTCCTccattttgtagattttttaagGTTATTGTTATACAGATTcattatctttatgatttttattctggTCGCCTTCATTTCCTCCATGATCTGAGCAGATGCAGCATCCGAGGCTGGTCAGAACTATAGCATGGTATCTGAATTCATCCTCGTGGGCTTTTCCACCTTCCCACAGCATCTCCTGCCCATCCTCTTCTTGCTGTACCTGCTGATGTACCTGTTCACCCTGTTGGGGAACCTGCTCATCATGGTCACTGTCTGGAGTGAGCACAGCCTGCACACACCCATGTACCTCTTCTTATGTGTCCTGTCTACCTCCGAGATTCTGTTCACTGTTGCTGTCACACCTCGCATGCTGGTTGACATGCTCTCCAGCCACCATTCCATCAGCTTTGTGGCCTGTGCCAGTCAGATGTTCTTCTCTTTCACATTTGGCTTCACCCACTCCTTCCTGCTTATGATCATGggctatgaccgctatgtggccatctacCACCCCCTGCGCTACAATGTGCTCATGAGCACCCACACCTGTGCCCATCTGGTGTCCTGGACCTgggctggtggctcagtcataggGATGATGGTGACCCTGATAGTTTTTCGTCTCACCTTCTGTGGGTCTAATGTGATCCAACACTTTGGCTGCCACGTGTTTTCCCTCCTAAAGCTGGCCTGTGGGAAGGAGACATCTTCTGTCACCTTTGGTGTGATCCTGGTGTGTGTCACAGCTCTGATGGGATGTTTATTCCTCATCATGCTCTCCTATGTCTTCATTGTGGCTGCCATATTGAGGATCCCCTCAACTGAAGGCAGGCACAAGACCTTCTCCACATGTGTGTCCCACCTCACTGTGGTCATTGTGCACTATGGTTTTGCCTCCATGATCTACCTCAAGCCCAAGGGATCCCATTCTATGGACAGTAATACTCTGATGGCCACCACCTATACAGTCTTCACTCCCTTTCTCAGCCCAGTCATTTTCAGCCTCAGGAATAAGGAGCTCAAGAATGCCATAAAGAAAAGTTTCCAGAGAAAATTCAGTCCCCTAAGCTCCTGATGGCCAGTTTGGTCACAAGGAAATATGATAGCAGAGCTGGGAATAGTAATGACTATCTCCATAGGACTGTCATAGAGATTTAGTATATGAGAATACTAAATAGGTATCGTGGGATGCATCCATAGGTGTTGGATGCGTGGTAGacgttctttttttccccccttcaatttgttttcaatttgttcCCTCTTGCATAGCCTCTAGTGATCACCATCTCTCATTCTTGACACCATGTGATGAAGTCCGTCCCAGTACCTATGTCTAAGAATGAGTTATTTACCTATGGGCCAGTGGGGGGCATCACAATGATGTGTCGGGCCACTGATGGCAATGGTTCTTCTTGCATGGACAAGTAGGGCAGAacttcccctcctccaccatAAGGACAACAAGAGTAAGCAAAATGATAAATGCCACCAGCATTGGGACTTTTCTTATTAGGCACTGTGTCCAGTGTTGTATAggtattatcttttaattataaCATATgcacaagagaaaataaagtatttgtctCCAAGAAGATGGCTGACTCTTTATAGTTCTCGCTGTCTTTGGAGGGGATTGACCCTAAATAAGTTTCTATGTTGATCTTAGTTGACTGAAGGATGTCTGAATGTGaagtaaagagaaagaggaagggagtgagagggaaagagctAAGGGAGGAGATGTTCAGTGTTTGGATAAGAACATGCAGAATATTAAAACTGTGTTGCTAACTGACATCTTATGGAaatccctttcccttttccccacattaCCTTCAGTAAAACATCAAGTTCTCATTCCTGTTTCACTTGAATCTATCTAGAGGATCTGCTGGAGAGCACAGTGCTATCTCAAATGACAGAAGAGAGGTCAATGGTATGGGTACTATTATTATGCAGAGGAGAAATGCTGGTGGAGGTCACACAACACATGAATGAAGGGGGTCACATGGAATGTTAGGCCTGTCTGATCCCCATGCTGGGGGTTTGGTAAAGCATATGTCTGAGCATTTGGGAAGGAGAACTTCCTGGATCTTCCTGGATCTTCCTAGAAAACTATTACTCAAAGATGAGGCCAGGTATTAGAGCTGGAGGCAGCAGATACTTTGTAATGTTAAACCCACAGCCTCCAGTCATCTCATGGGCATACAAAGACTCTCATCAGATGGTCAGTAGACAAAGacacacaagaaacaaaatattagttTGACTATATCACAGAGAAGCAGATGTTAATGTAGATTCTTTGGCCTGGACTACCAGGAAAACAGGGATAGGGAAGAACTTGACCACAAGGAGAGATGGGGCCTCCAGCCACCATTCATCTTATTAGCATACAGAAGCTACTATTATCACTCCTGAGACAGGGGCTTAGGGGCTGTGTCTTAGGACCTGGACAAAGACCAAATGTGTTATTACATCCCAAGGATGCACATACTAATGTGAATTCTCTGGCTGGATCACCATGACAACACAAGGTAAATCCACCAAGAGAAGTGGGGCTTTTCACTTTGGCCAGAAGATACTGAACACTTCCACTGACCACGAGAAGAGATTCTCTAAGACCCAGCTCTAAATTACCTTTATTCTGGAAGCCTTCCAGCTGCCTTGACCCCAGGGCAAAGCCCTGAATTCCCACTCTGGGCCACTCcagctcctttcttccctctgaccctgctcTGACCCCAACTGGCTGAGGGCATCTAATCCAGTCCTGTCTCTCCCAAGACTGGGAGTTCCTAGGCCTCAGAAGGGGCTGGGGCGCTCAGGGCAGAGAGAACAATAGGGAGCCTTGGTTGTGTTGGGCTACTGGAGGAAGGAATAGAGGCTGCGGGTCCCCAGAGGCCCTCTGATGATCTTCCTGGCCTCTCCAGACTCTGAGGGCAGACCTTGCAGGTTGGTGTCCCAGGGAGGCCCTGGAGAGCAGCCTGTTGGGAAGCTGCAGCAGGGGTAAAGCACAGAGCATTCAGGAGCCTCAAGGTCTGGCCCCACACCTGCTGCTGTGTGCCACTGACAGCCTCAGGCAGGGGAGCttcttctgccctcccctgctgGCTGCTTCCTGGAAGAGATAGCCCAGACTGAGGAGGACCAGGAGGGACAGGGTAGGTGGTGATATTTGTACAGTTGTGGGGAGCAAGACCAAAACCTGGGATGGGGACAGAGTCTAGGAGAAGGGTCATAAGATAGGCTTTTAGCCTTGGGGAACTGCTGGGGTTATTCTCAGGTTGCTCACTCTGGGTCCTGGGTTCTCACACAGCCTTGTGCCCTTTGCACCTTCTAAGTCTGCATTCTTGTTTGGGGCTGATTCTGCACATCCAATGCAAAATGTTTGTACTTGCCTGGAGGACCTCCTGGTTATCAGAGCTCATGGGAGGGAggggatgctactggcatctggtgaGTTGAGGCCAGCATTGCTGAAGGCTATACAATATGGCATTCTTGTGGTGCATTTGTTCCAGTTGGTGATCCAATATGGATAGATACATAATTATTAACTCAACTTAACTTAACTTAACTTaacttatattatattatattatattatattatatatatttttaaagattttatttatttatttgacagagagagatcacaagtaggcagagaggcaggcagagagagaggaagggaagcaggcttcctgctgagcagcgagcccgatgcgggactcgatcccaggactctgggatcatgacctgagccgaaggcagcagcttaacccactgagccacccaggcgccctatattatattatattatattatattatattatattatattagggTTGACTGTGTTACCCATCCTTGGgttttgagaaatgtatagaaacaTGTATACCCCATTACAGCATCATCTAAAGTAATTTCAGGTGCTCTATTTTTCATGGGCCCAATGGAATTATGCTTGAGTGTTTATCTGCTTTTGCTTCATTTACTTAAGATCATTTTACAGGTTCCTTTACCCTCTGTGTGTACATCAAACTCCTGCTTGGGCCCCAACAGTTGCATCCAGCCCATGTGAACTGCCCTCTTCCCAATTACAGTTCCCAAGCAGGCTTGTCCATTTCCCCACTTCAAGCAATGCTACTGAAACATCCTCTGACATTCTCCCTTCAGACAGGTGTGAACAATCAAGATACATGCTCAGGAAATCATGTGCTGTTGCACAGAGCAGGTGAAATCCGTTCTTCTGCATTCTTGGTTCTCACCAAGAGGCCATCAGTATTGTTTTCTCTCCATATTTCAATTAACACCAGGCACTTTCTAGTCTGGGGAAATGAATTAGGTGTACAGTGAAAGTGCACGGTGGTTTTATTCTGCGCTTTCCTTGTCTAAAACCACCCTTCCCTGTGTCTGTGAAACCCCATCTGTGAGTTCTTTGCTCATATCCTTGGCTCATTTCTGCATTGAGAACACATTCTGAATGTGTCTTACTTATTCTAGATAGTGCTTCCTGGTCAATTTTCAGCAATGcagtttctttccccaaattccaCCTGCCTATTCATGGATCCTTGAtatcctttgtttttgttgttgttgttgttgttgttgttgttgttgttgttgttgaacaaaatccttgaggaacttttctgtttccttttctgagtaGTTAGCATTTTTCTCCAGAGAATGGCATCAGCACCT encodes the following:
- the LOC125083114 gene encoding olfactory receptor 10H4-like encodes the protein MVSEFILVGFSTFPQHLLPILFLLYLLMYLFTLLGNLLIMVTVWSEHSLHTPMYLFLCVLSTSEILFTVAVTPRMLVDMLSSHHSISFVACASQMFFSFTFGFTHSFLLMIMGYDRYVAIYHPLRYNVLMSTHTCAHLVSWTWAGGSVIGMMVTLIVFRLTFCGSNVIQHFGCHVFSLLKLACGKETSSVTFGVILVCVTALMGCLFLIMLSYVFIVAAILRIPSTEGRHKTFSTCVSHLTVVIVHYGFASMIYLKPKGSHSMDSNTLMATTYTVFTPFLSPVIFSLRNKELKNAIKKSFQRKFSPLSS